In Isosphaera pallida ATCC 43644, the sequence TCCAGGTGTAGCCGACAATGGGATAAGCTCCCTCCACCGCCGGATCGGGAATCCAGGCGATGAGGTTGTTGTCGAACTCGGCCTCTGCCAAACCCAACGCCGCCGATTGCGGACTCGCCGCCACGAACGACCCCGCACGGTTTTCCAGAATCGCCGTAGGTGTTCCTGAAACACGGGTGTACCCATATTCCAGAAAACCGATCGCGCCCGGGGTTTGGTCAATGGTAAAGGCAACTCCCGGGTTGCCCTTGGCGGCGATCCCCGCCAGCCAATCGACCGACTTGCCCGCCTTGAGCTTCAAGTCGGGTTGGATCTGGCGCAGGACCTCGACCAGATGCTGAGTGAACAGGTATGTCGTGCCGCTGCTGTCAGAGCGTTGGACCACCGTGATCGGCAAATTGGGCAAATCCACCCCCGGATTGGCCGCCACGATCGCCGGATCGTTCCAACGCTCGATTCGATTGGTCGGTAGGGCCTGCTCGTTGAGCATCATCCGGGCGTACACCGCACGCGGTAGCCGAATCGGCCTTTCGACTCCCGGCAGGTTGTACGCCAACACGACGCAGCCGGCCGTCATCGGCAGCAGTTTGACCCCGCCGAATCCTTCGGGAGCCGACGCGATCTCGTCGGGCGTCATCGCCGCGTCGGACGCCGCGAAGTCGGTCAAACCGTTGAGGAACTGTTTGATGCCCGCCCCCGAACCAATTCCCTGGTAACTGATTCTCACTTTGGGGTTGATGTCGTAGTACTCACGGAACCAACGCTTGTAAAGCGGTTCGGGGAAGGTTGCCCCGGCCCCTTGGAGCGTCACCACCTCCCGATCGGCGCAGCCAGCGACCAGCAAACTCAGAGCTGCGAACGTCGGCCATGCCTTGACAAGATGGCGTGGGGAGCCGATCCATCTTGGATTCGCCGCGCCGCTGTATGTCGTTGTCATCATGATCGGACCGTCTTCTCAACCAACGGTGCGTCACTTCTCACCTCAAGCCGATTATAACGTCGTTGTATGCGGCGGTTCTTAAAGATTTGATTAAAAAAACACCGTTTGTGTGGCGGCGTTGTTAGAGAGGCGGACGTGGGCGCGGATTTGATTCATCCAAAGTTCACGTTGCGAACCTGCGGGCCGCGCCAAGTCAAGATTGATGAAGGGGTGAGCGGTTTGGGAATCGCACGAAGGGGGGCTTGCTGGGACCGGTTTGTGGAGAATCAACTCGTGAGGCAATGCCGCGTGTCGCTTTGGCTTGCTGCTTCTCCTTGGTTATTCAGCCTTGCGATAGAGAAACGCCAGACCCTTCGGCTTGCCCCGGGCGTCGTACACGTCCCTCACACTCACCACATCGCCATCGGGTGTGAGATAGACCACATGAGTGGCCTTCCTGTCGGTCACGACGATGTAGCGGAATCCTTTGAACCAATCATATGTTGGGACAATTCGGACGGGCAAGCCCAGCTTTTCTGCCGCGTACACAGCTTTGATTTGGGCAAGCTCTTTTTCGTCGCCCTCTTCGTAGTGGGCGGGTTGCATTCGTTGCTCGCGGGCTGCCTCGAAGATGCGGTCCAGATCGCCCGCCACCGGGCCGGGATTGGGCACCCGCCGAACCGTACCGACAACCGATGGGTCGGGGTTTGAGTCGGTTATCTGCGGTGCTGGTCGGTTGAGGCGGCCGATCACGCTCAAACTCACAACGACCAAACATCCCAGCAAGACAACTTTCAAGCAACCTGACATATCGATACTCCTAATTACAATGGATGACGCCGCCCATCGAGACGATTGATCCAGACCGAGGCCGGCTCCCATTGACTTCGGAAACCGCGGAGGAGCGCTTTTTGCCCAGTGAATCTTACCGTCGGCGGCTTAACCTTCCCACAGGACGCCGTGCAAGAACCCACCTTCAGTGATCAACGCCATGAGGAGCGTGGCGAGAACAACCGACTTGTTCTAGCGTTGGAATCAGTCGTCCGCCATCCTCTGGGGACCAAAGCAGCGCGACCGGCCGCCCTCAACGACAACCATACATAGCGGAGTCGGAAGATGATCGCATGATGGATGAGTCGCTTGCCGGATCCTACCCCCGTTTCAGTTTCAGCAGCGGGACACGCGGCGAATCGTCTGCTGAAACGGATCGATCGGCACGCTTAATGCCGGTTCTGCGCGTGTTCTTGCTGGAAAGGCGGGCAACGCCTATTGCCGTAACTGCAAAACACGCAGCAGTCCCCGGTCTTGGGTTTCAACTCGACCGAACAGTTCGGACAGACCCAAACAATAATACACGCATGGGTTGGCATAAGGACGGTCGATCGACCATGACAGTTTGGACATGCAATTGTGCTGAACAAAAGTTTTTCTTCACTCATGGGTTATCTGATCTCTTCGGACATTGGCTGTGAGGAGGTCAGCTCTTTCGTCAACGGTGAGCCATCCTGTGCGGTGCGATAGACTTTGAGGGGGGTCAAACACCTTTTCCTGCTCAAGGAATTCTAATGTCAAATCGGTCTCGGAGCCAAGTTGTGCCAACGCGCGAAAGAAACACGAACGGTAACCAACGTGACAGGACGCTCCGCCGTCAATCCGCACCTGGAGGAGTACGC encodes:
- the pstS gene encoding phosphate ABC transporter substrate-binding protein PstS gives rise to the protein MMTTTYSGAANPRWIGSPRHLVKAWPTFAALSLLVAGCADREVVTLQGAGATFPEPLYKRWFREYYDINPKVRISYQGIGSGAGIKQFLNGLTDFAASDAAMTPDEIASAPEGFGGVKLLPMTAGCVVLAYNLPGVERPIRLPRAVYARMMLNEQALPTNRIERWNDPAIVAANPGVDLPNLPITVVQRSDSSGTTYLFTQHLVEVLRQIQPDLKLKAGKSVDWLAGIAAKGNPGVAFTIDQTPGAIGFLEYGYTRVSGTPTAILENRAGSFVAASPQSAALGLAEAEFDNNLIAWIPDPAVEGAYPIVGYTWILVRGRYDDPKVGSALKAILRYGIDQGQTYAADLGYVPLPPATVEQVRQAIDSIEVANAAESVGQESESPPPAAASVAGSSRGDIEERIEKAVAGFSEDPHGNRE
- a CDS encoding GDCCVxC domain-containing (seleno)protein, yielding MSEEKLLFSTIACPNCHGRSTVLMPTHACIIVWVCPNCSVELKPKTGDCCVFCSYGNRRCPPFQQEHAQNRH